In Canis lupus familiaris isolate Mischka breed German Shepherd chromosome 9, alternate assembly UU_Cfam_GSD_1.0, whole genome shotgun sequence, a single window of DNA contains:
- the GPR179 gene encoding LOW QUALITY PROTEIN: probable G-protein coupled receptor 179 isoform X1 (The sequence of the model RefSeq protein was modified relative to this genomic sequence to represent the inferred CDS: deleted 1 base in 1 codon) — protein MGTRVVVSPHPVWGLLGCCFLCSWALGGPRPSRSLPPLSSQVRLGSVPMWVPPERAEAALAFLYSGDAQQLLGANCSERYEAHGAGARPGLPPVLWRAAGTLVQAANFLNMLLQANDIRESSVEEDVEWYQALVRSVAEGDPRAYRAFLTFDPPPGASHLQLALQATRMGEETILQDLSGSRVQKESPTRAPDTSSLQKRVLTNDLGSLGSPKWPQGDGYVGDMQHVKLSPPFLECQEGQLRPGWLITLSATFYGLKPDLSPEVRGQVQMDVDLQSVDINQCASGPGWYSNTHMCDLNSTQCVPLESRGFVLGHYLCRCRPGFYGASHSGGLEKSAAQPTGQFASSQGSSGRLLQCQRCAEGCTSCIDATPCLVEEALALRAALLACQACCMLAVFLSMLVSYRCRRSKRIRASGVVLLEAILFGSLLLYFPVFILYFKPSVFRCIALRWVRLLGFAAVYGTIILKLYRVLQLFLSRSAQRGPHLSDGRLLQRLGLLLMLVLGFLVVWTVGALERGIYTPLVARGHTPTGRHFYLCHHDRWDYIMVVAEMLLLCWGSFLCYATRAVPSAFHEPRYMGIALHNELLLSAAFHTARFVLVPSLHPDWTLLLFFFHTHSTVTTTLALIFIPKFQRPGAPPREEMVDEVYEDELDLQRSGSYLDSSIASAWSERSLDPGDIRDELKKLYAQLEVHKTKEMAANNPHLPKKRGSSRQGLGRSFMRYLAEFPEALARQHSRDSGSPSRSSLPGSSRRRLLGSGLQESEGPPPLRKSRSTYDHDRHGHHRDQDPPLLDSLLRRKLAKKASRESRESRESGEGPPALGFRSASAHNLTVGERLPRARPAPLQKSLSVVAGSREKALLVASQAYLEETYRQAKEREERKKAEAASASPGRRPSARRLERAQRAPLSAPPSPAKSRSVDSSHTTGRLQEEAARRLPHPPVRHQVSTPIMALSGTCPGEPRMLSPTSTLAPALIPAPAPATTPVPVPVLTSVPVPALAPVPVPPQSPSLLTFICPWENAELPVKKGNVAQEVPSGPERSSLSPAPARAKLWRALSVAVERRGTGENGVDIEDGRVQGGVDEGDEDKPKVFSKSHSLKTPVQQGSMHSLGLAIKALTRSRSTHKEKESREESPETEKGRTSGEGVGACPRSPRLGRPKAVSKQAALAPCEDEESLQNQQNAHTSRMLQVCHQEGSREQADRGRRPSQGPGEGKVERVGKARSATLTQARQGTVGDKSTERAKEAAVAGRELLRAGFQSLGNADRRVTEVRPWEVTESEVWQPDSSNKAQICPWEVSEGAPKKGALRQDLDDTQERGKASGKPEPQNVVVARKKPERLVRGQEAICPWEGTDPGSQSPRSASQDSDRAKGKSEAVGRTEARGMEKHQQEAISPEVHPPDIAELCPWEACEGKNGKPFQEGVKKLPQEKQETSKKATFWKEQKLSGDLESFCPWERTDFRGPSAVSTPVLGTAGCSGSLGSSISEVCPWESGDAPIRKAEICPWELGDEVAGKEMLSQGTSGEFLQEKGKASRKGLFGEMGEQTGKAVEKSHQQQESVCPPESRALGPSSPRLDNSSAKVGGQLFSNGGRATQVGPQGDSRPELKEVTPARAELCPWEVNERIREDWTTGQTTKAGGSQKDVEKAPGTSGMRDGTPWEKPKEQIPKQEAVCPWENVDPGSFSPQPGSQDTDGPKASFHTSGKVGSKTAEVCPWDAEDTVPAEKAEVCPWEVSAEARQERALGVEATRKFPNDTGKASAGPGPSETAVTALKMPERPAWEREVACPWESLDPGSSSWHSDTLGTDRPKAGFQELDRVGCRAAEVCPWEVEEAPTSEKAKICPWEVNEGAPGMGLEQESGGDSARQGEKTLEKERLTSSGEDISNQETKQSQEQEAICPWEDLREPPAQGAEVSDSSLSMSSKVAEGCSLEVRNKAAEKGDLTQDPKMGSLPQHKTPDKASSSTAGEFTTENEREASHELQSICPWESGAPASAFSPPDSQCRNLPKAGSQGLAEVCPWDAPTPDSSAKAEICPWEVTEGVPDEVMASQDRKGKPPEEKEKAPGRPEPKAVAAQEKPERADGRKEAVCPWERQDCGAPSPQPAPRAADRSKGSSEVAGSVGAKVAEMCPWEAEEAPAKAVEICPWEVNEEATEKGRLEQEVDSKSPGQGEILQKIAPEGNEEHFLKAAEVSREQETVCPWEDASSGAPVPQPDAPNACPPKGSPHGASGMVSRMAELCQWEVTDPEGNKIRGTMADICDWEGPGAPSEEFGLLALPATRTEIFFPTAPENPPCLLVHRPAGGLLPESKSPRPEVSKVPTTFTPEGARELQGTSGHGPRTGSAPELSLQEAEAQEPSLLTEDQGQVASTALHEQLSPPTVYPWDCE, from the exons ATGGGCACCAGGGTAGTGGTCTCACCCCACCCTGTGTGGGGGCTGCTGGGCTGCTGTTTCCTCTGCAGCTGGGCTCTGGGGGGTCCGCGGCCCTCCCGCTCTCTGCCACCTCTGTCCTCCCAAGTCAGACTGGGGTCTGTGCCCATGTGGGTGCCCCCAGAGAGGGCTGAGGCAGCCCTGGCTTTTCTCTACTCTGGTGATGCCCAACAGCTGTTGGGGGCTAATTGCAGTGAGCGCTACGAAGCCCATGGCGCAGGAGCCAGACCAGGGCTCCCCCCAGTCCTATGGAGGGCAGCAGGCACCCTCGTCCAGGCTGCTAATTTCCTCAACATGCTGCTACAAGCCAACGACATCCGTGAGTCCAGTGTGGAGGAGGATGTGGAGTGGTACCAGGCACTGGTCCGCAGTGTGGCCGAGGGGGACCCAAGGGCATACCGGGCTTTTCTGACCTTTGACCCTCCACCAGGGGCCAGCCACCTGCAGCTGGCCCTGCAGGCCACCCGGATGGGGGAGGAGACCATCCTTCAAGACTTGTCTGGGAGCAGAGTACAGAAGGAGAGCCCTACCCGGGCCCCGGACACCTCTTCCCTACAGAAGCGAGTGCTGACCAATGACCTAGGGAGCCTCGGCAGCCCCAAGTGGCCACAGGGGGATGGCTATGTGGGGGACATGCAGCATGTGAAGCTATCTCCTCCCTTTCTGGAATGCCAGGAGGGTCAGCTCCGTCCTGGCTGGCTTATCACACTTTCTGCCACCTTCTATGGACTCAAGCCAGACCTCAGCCCAGAGGTCAG GGGGCAGGTGCAGATGGACGTGGATCTTCAGAGTGTGGACATCAATCAGTGTGCCAGCGGGCCAGGCTGGTACTCTAACACACACATGTGTGATCTCAACAGCACCCAG TGTGTCCCCTTGGAGAGTCGGGGCTTTGTCCTTGGCCACTACCTTTGCCGCTGCCGACCCGGCTTCTATGGGGCAAGCCACTCTGGGG GGTTAGAAAAGAGTGCTGCCCAGCCGACTGGACAATTCGCGTCCTCTCAAGGCAGCTCTGGGAGGCTGCTGCAGTGCCAGCGATGTGCCGAGGGCTGCACCAGCTGCATAGATGCCACGCCGTGCCTGGTGGAGGAAGCCCTGGCGCTGCGGGCAGCACTGCTAGCCTGCCAGGCCTGCTGTATGCTGGCCGTCTTCCTGAGCATGCTGGTCTCCTACCGTTGCCGCCGGAGCAAG AGGATCCGAGCCTCTGGAGTTGTCCTGCTGGAAGCCATCCTTTTTGGATCCCTGCTGCTCTACTTCCCT GTCTTCATCCTGTACTTCAAGCCCAGTGTATTCCGCTGCATCGCTCTCCGCTGGGTCCGGTTGCTGGGTTTTGCCGCTGTCTACGGCACCATTATACTCAAGCTTTATAG AGTGCTCCAGCTGTTCCTGTCTCGATCGGCCCAGCGGGGCCCCCACCTGAGCGATGGGCGTCTGCTGCAGCGGCTGGGGCTGCTCCTGATGCTAGTGCTGGGCTTCCTGGTGGTGTGGACGGTGGGGGCCCTGGAACGAGGCATCTACACGCCCCTGGTAGCCCGAGGCCACACTCCCACGGGCCGCCACTTCTACCTCTGCCATCACGACCGCTGGGACTACATCATGGTTGTGG CCGAGATGCTGCTCCTGTGCTGGGGCAGCTTTCTCTGCTATGCCACCCGAGCTGTACCCTCAGCCTTCCACGAGCCGCGCTATATGGGCATCGCCCTGCACAATGAGCTGCTGCTCTCTGCTGCCTTCCACACAGCCAG GTTTGTGCTGGTTCCTTCCCTGCACCCAGACTGGACCctgctcctcttcttcttccacaCCCATAGCACGGTCACCACTACACTGGCTCTGATCTTCATTCCTAAG TTCCAGAGGCCGGGGGCTCCTCCCCGAGAGGAGATGGTGGATGAGGTGTACGAGGATGAGCTGGACCTGCAGCGCTCAGGCTCCTACCTGGACAGCAGCATTGCCTCAGCCTGGAGTGAGCGCAGCCTGGACCCTGGAGACATTCGG gacgAGCTAAAGAAGCTCTACGCCCAGCTGGAAGTCCACAAGACCAAGGAAATGGCCGCGAACAACCCGCACCTGCCTAAAAAGCGGGGCAGCTCGCGCCAGGGCCTGGGCCGCTCCTTCATGAGGTACCTGGCCGAGTTCCCAGAGGCCCTGGCCCGCCAGCACTCCCGGGATTCGGGCTCCCCCAGCCGCAGCAGCCTGCCCGGCTCCTCGCGCCGCCGGCTCCTCGGCTCCGGCCTCCAGGAGTCCGAAGGGCCCCCGCCCCTGCGCAAGTCCCGCAGCACCTACGACCACGACCGCCACGGCCACCACCGGGATCAGGACCCGCCGCTCCTCGACTCGCTGCTGCGGAGGAAGCTGGCCAAGAAGGCCTCAAGGGAAAGCAGGGAGAGTCGGGAGTCAGGGGAGGGGCCCCCCGCCCTGGGCTTCAGGTCAGCCAGTGCCCACAACCTGACGGTGGGCGAGAGGCTCCCCAGGGCCCGGCCCGCGCCGCTGCAGAAGTCGCTGAGCGTGGTGGCAGGCTCCCGGGAAAAGGCCCTGCTCGTGGCCAGCCAGGCCTACCTGGAGGAGACCTATCGGCAGGCCAAGGAgcgagaggagagaaagaaggccGAGGCAGCCTCGGCGAGCCCCGGGAGGAGGCCGTCGGCCAGGAGGCTGGAGCGAGCTCAAAGGGCCCCCCTGtcagccccaccctccccagccaAGAGCCGCAGTGTGGACAGCTCCCACACCACCGGGAGGCTTCAGGAGGAGGCTGCCAGAAGGCTGCCTCACCCACCTGTCCGGCACCAGGTCTCCACACCCATCATGGCCCTGTCTGGAACCTGCCCGGGAGAGCCAAGGATGCTATCTCCCACCTCCACCTTGGCTCCAGCTCTGAtaccagctccagccccagccacgACCCCGGTCCCGGTCCCAGTCCTGACCTCGGTCCCCGTCCCTGCCCTGGCACCAGTCCCGGTACCCCCCCAAAGCCCCAGCTTACTCACCTTCATCTGCCCCTGGGAGAATGCAGAACTGCCAGTCAAGAAAGGAAATGTGGCTCAGGAAGTTCCCTCAGGCCCAGAGCGAAGcagcctgtcccctgccccagCTCGGGCCAAGCTCTGGAGAGCCCTCTCTGTTGCAGTCGAAAGAAGGGGCACTGGAGAGAATGGGGTGGACATAGAGGATGGACGTGTCCAAGGGGGAGTTGATGAGGGGGACGAGGACAAGCCCAAGGTCTTCTCTAAATCCCACAGCCTCAAGACCCCTGTTCagcagggctccatgcacagCCTAGGCTTGGCTATCAAAGCGCTGACCCGTTCTCGGAGCACTCACAAAGAGAAGGAGAGCAGGGAAGAGAGTCCCGAGACCGAGAAGGGAAGAACTTCAGGAGAGGGTGTGGGGGCGTGCCCCAGGTCTCCCAGGCTAGGCCGGCCCAAGGCGGTGAGTAAGCAGGCTGCCCTTGCACCCTGCGAGGATGAGGAGTCCCTCCAGAACCAACAGAACGCTCACACCAGCAGAATGCTTCAAGTCTGTCACCAGGAGGGCAGCAGGGAACAAGCTGACAGAGGTAGGAGGCcatcccagggtccaggggagGGGAAAGTAGAGAGAGTGGGTAAAGCCAGGTCTGCTACACTGACACAAGCCAGGCAGGGCACGGTTGGGGACAAAAGCACTGAGCGAGCAAAAGAAGCCGCTGTGGCGGGGCGGGAACTGCTCAGAGCTGGCTTTCAGTCCCTAGGCAATGCTGACCGCAGGGTGACAGAGGTACGCCCCTGGGAAGTCACAGAGTCAGAAGTGTGGCAGCCTGACAGTAGCAACAAGGCCCAGATCTGCCCCTGGGAGGTGAGCGAGGGAGCCCCTAAGAAGGGGGCATTACGACAAGATCTAGATGACActcaagagagagggaaagcctCAGGAAAGCCAGAGCCCCAAAATGTGGTTGTTGCTCGGAAAAAGCCAGAGAGGCTGGTCAGAGGGCAGGAGGCCATATGTCCCTGGGAGGGTACCGATCCTGGGAGTCAGTCCCCTCGGTCAGCCTCTCAGGACTCTGATAGAGCCAAGGGCAAGTCTGAGGCAGTGGGCAGAACAGAAGCTAGAGGGATGGAGAAGCATCAGCAGGAAGCCATTAGCCCCGAAGTTCATCCACCTGACATTGCAGAGCTCTGCCCCTGGGAAGCATGTGAGGGAAAGAATGGGAAACCATTCCAGGAGGGAGTGAAGAAGCTTCCCCAGGAAAAGCAGGAAACCTCCAAGAAAGCTACTTTCTGGAAAGAACAGAAACTGAGTGGAGACTTGGAGTCTTTTTGTCCATGGGAGAGGACAGATTTCCGGGGTCCCTCAGCAGTCTCTACCCCAGTCCTGGGAACTGCAGGGTGCTCCGGGAGCTTGGGCAGTAGCATCTCAGAGGTGTGTCCATGGGAGTCAGGAGATGCTCCTATCAGGAAAGCAGAGATCTGTCCCTGGGAGCTGGGTGATGAGGTAGCAGGAAAGGAAATGCTAAGTCAGGGGACAAGTGGAGAATTTCTCCAGGAAAAGGGGAAGGCCTCCAGAAAAGGGCTCTTTGGAGAGATGGGAGAACAAACC GGGAAGGCAGTGGAGAAAAGTCATCAACAGCAGGAGTCAGTGTGTCCCCCAGAGAGTAGAGCCCTTGGGCCCTCCAGCCCACGTCTAGATAATTCCTCAGCCAAAGTTGGTGGCCAACTCTTTAGCAATGGAGGAAGAGCAACGCAGGTAGGTCCCCAGGGAGATTCCAGGCCAGAGCTAAAGGAAGTAACACCTGCCAGGGCAGAACTCTGTCCCTGGGaggtaaatgaaagaataagagagGACTGGACAACGGGCCAGACAACAAAAGCAGGAGGATCTcaaaaggatgtggagaaagcacCTGGAACATCAGGGATGAGAGATGGCACACCTTGGGAAAAGCCCAAGGAACAGATCCCAAAGCAGGAAGCAGTCTGTCCTTGGGAGAACGTGGACCCTGGCAGCTTCTCCCCACAGCCGGGCTCTCAAGACACAGATGGACCCAAAGCCAGTTTTCATACATCAGGCAAGGTGGGAAGTAAAACTGCCGAGGTCTGTCCATGGGATGCGGAGGACACTGTGCCTGCCGAGAAGGCTGAGGTCTGTCCCTGGGAGGTGAGTGCTGAAGCGAGGCAGGAAAGGGCTTTGGGAGTTGAGGCCACTAGGAAATTTCCAAATGACACAGGAAAGGCTTCTGCGGGTCCCGGACCCAGTGAGACAGCTGTTACTGCTTTGAAGATGCCAGAGAGGCCAGCCTGGGAGCGAGAGGTGGCCTGTCCCTGGGAAAGCTTGGATCCAGGCAGCTCCTCTTGGCATTCTGACACTCTGGGCACTGACAGACCAAAAGCTGGATTCCAGGAGCTAGACCGGGTGGGCTGCAGGGCAGCTGAGGTGTGTCCCTGGGAAGTGGAGGAAGCACCTACCAGTGAGAAAGCCAAGATCTGTCCCTGGGAGGTGAATGAAGGAGCTCCTGGGATGGGATTGGAACAAGAGAGCGGAGGTGACTCAGCAAGGCAGGGGGAGAAAACTCTAGAAAAGGAGAGACTCACCTCCTCCGGAGAAGATATATCAAATCAGGAGACAAAACAGAGTCAAGAGCAGGAAGCTATTTGTCCTTGGGAGGACTTGAGGGAACCCCCTGCTCAGGGTGCTGAGGTCTCAGACTCGTCTCTCAGCATGAGTAGCAAAGTGGCAGAGGGATGTTCCTTGGAGGTAAGGAATAAGGCAGCAGAGAAAGGGGACCTGACACAAGACCCAAAGATGGGCTCCCTCCCACAACACAAAACCCCAGACAAAGCCTCATCTTCAACGGCAGGAGAATTCACTACTGAAAATGAGAGGGAAGCAAGCCACGAGCTACAATCGATCTGTCCATGGGAAAGTGGGGCCCCAGCCAGTGCTTTCTCCCCCCCAGACAGTCAGTGCCGTAACCTACCTAAAGCTGGCTCTCAGGGACTGGCTGAGGTGTGCCCGTGGGATGCTCCCACACCTGACAGCAGCGCCAAAGCGGAGATCTGCCCCTGGGAGGTAACTGAAGGAGTCCCTGACGAAGTAATGGCAAGccaagacagaaaaggaaaacctccagaggagaaagagaaagccccAGGAAGACCAGAGCCCAAAGCTGTGGCAGCTCAAGAAAAGCCAGAGAGGGCTGATGGGAGAAAGGAGGCAGTGTGTCCCTGGGAGAGGCAAGATTGTGGGGCTCCGTCTCCACAGCCAGCCCCACGAGCTGCTGACAGAAGCAAAGGCAGTTCTGAGGTGGCAGGCAGTGTGGGGGCCAAGGTGGCAGAAATGTGTCCGTGGGAAGCAGAAGAGGCTCCTGCTAAAGCAGTGGAAATCTGCCCTTGGGAGGTGAATGAAGAagccacagagaaagggagacttGAGCAAGAGGTGGACAGTAAATCCCCAGGACAGGGAGAAATCCTTCAAAAGATAGCACCTGAAGGGAATGAAGAACACTTCCTCAAAGCAGCAGAAGTCAGCAGAGAGCAGGAGACAGTCTGCCCCTGGGAAGATGCAAGTTCAGGGGCACCTGTCCCCCAGCCAGATGCTCCGAATGCTTGCCCACCCAAAGGCAGTCCCCATGGAGCAAGCGGTATGGTGAGCAGGATGGCAGAGCTGTGTCAATGGGAAGTCACAGATCCAGAAGGAAATAAGATAAGGGGCACCATGGCAGACATTTGTGATTGGGAGGGACCTGGAGCCCCCTCTGAGGAATTTGGCCTTTTGGCTTTACCAGCAACTCGGacagaaatatttttccccaCGGCCCCTGAGAACCCACCATGCCTTTTAGTTCACAGACCTGCAGGCGGCTTACTTCCAGAGAGCAAAAGCCCCCGCCCTGAGGTGAGCAAGGTACCCACCACTTTTACTCCGGAAGGTGCCAGAGAGCTCCAAGGAACTTCAGGACATGGGCCGAGG